The stretch of DNA GGTGTGCCGGTAGTGGTCGCTGGGCGGGTGCACTATCGTGGCCGCGGCTTTACCCTGGATCCGGCGACCTGGGAGGCCTATTTCCATCTGCTGGAACAAGCCGTGACGCAGCCTGCCAGCCTGCGCCCTTCGCCGGAGCAAGTGGCGTTAGCCCGGCGCTACGCTTACCACTTTTTCTTCACTTACCCCCGCCCCTACCCGTGGCATATTGCCTTCTGGCGGGAAAGCCTGCAGCAGTGGCCCCTTCCCAGGGCTTTGGAAGAAACGCGCTTTCGGGAAACCTTAGCCGCCTTTGCCGGTGAACCCCTACATTGGGAGCAATGGGTTTGAACTTCAACGGCACGCGGCCAGCGCGCGTGTTCCCGAAAAGCCCTTTCCGGCGGCTCAAATTTGTTTTACAGGAGATAGCAATGATGGATTGGTCCAACCAAGTCGTCCTCGTGACCGGTGGCACCGGTTCCTTTGGTAAGAAATTCATCCAGGTGATGCTGAGTGAGTACCACCCGCGCAAGATCATTGTTTTCAGCCGAGATGAACTCAAGCAACACGAAATGCGGATGGGGGGCTTCGACCACCCGACGATGCGCTATTTCATCGGCGACGTGCGCGACCGAGACCGCCTGCGCCGCGCCATGCACGGTGTGGATATTGTGGTTCACGCGGCCGCGCTTAAGCAGGTGCCTGCTTGCGAATACAACCCGATGGAAGCCATCAAAACCAACATTTTGGGCAGTGCCAACATCATTGAGGCCGCGTTAGACGCGGGCGTGAAAAAGGTGCTGGCTTTGAGCACCGACAAGGCCGTCAACCCGGTCAACCTTTACGGCGCGACCAAACTGGCGGCGGAAAAACTTTTCGTGCAGAGCAATGCTTATGCGGCGGGCACGGCCACCCGCTTTAGTTGCACCCGCTATGGTAACGTAGTTGGTAGCCGTGGTAGCGTGGTGCCCGTTTTCTTGAAGCAGCGGGAAGACGGCCGCCTCACCATCACCGACCCTCGCATGACCCGCTTTTGGCTTTCCCTGGAACAGGGTGTGCGGTTTGTCATCCGCTGCATTGAGCAAATGGAAGGCGGCGAAGTGTTCGTACCGAAAATTCCCAGCACGAAAATCACCGACCTGGCACGCGCGATCGCCCCCGAGGCTGAATTGCAGACAATCGGCATTCGCCCCGGCGAGAAATTGCATGAAGTGTTGGTCAACGAGGATGAAGCCCGCCATACCGTCGAACTGGACGATATGTTCGTCATCCTGCCCAGCGACGAACAGGCATGGTTCGCGCAAGGCTGGAAACAGCGCGGCAAGCCCTTGCCGGAAGGCTTCCGTTATGCCAGCAACACCAATACCGAATGGCTGACGGTGGAGCAGATTCAGGCGCTTGTGCGGCCTATCGAAGAAGCATACGCCGCGTCGCGTTAAAGTCCCCTGCCCTTCATCGAGCAAACTTCTATGAGACTTCTCCTCACCGGCGTCACGGGTCTGTTGGGCATCAACCTGGCGTGGGAAGCCCTGCAAGCCGGGCATGAGATCGTTGGCGTGGCCCGTCGCCCGCTGCCTCGCGCCCCCTTCCGGGTGTTTTCGCTCGACCTTGCCGTGCCGGGCGCTGCCGAGGCCGCTTTCCGCATGGCGCGCCCTGATGCTGTGGTGCATGCCGCTGCCCTGGCAGACCTGGATGCCTGTGAGCGTCAGCCCGATTTGGCGACCCGCCTGAACGCCGAACTCCCCGGCGAGATCGCGGCGCTGGCAGCCCGTGACGGTGTGCCGCTGGTGCACATC from Chloroflexota bacterium encodes:
- the pseB gene encoding UDP-N-acetylglucosamine 4,6-dehydratase (inverting) — translated: MDWSNQVVLVTGGTGSFGKKFIQVMLSEYHPRKIIVFSRDELKQHEMRMGGFDHPTMRYFIGDVRDRDRLRRAMHGVDIVVHAAALKQVPACEYNPMEAIKTNILGSANIIEAALDAGVKKVLALSTDKAVNPVNLYGATKLAAEKLFVQSNAYAAGTATRFSCTRYGNVVGSRGSVVPVFLKQREDGRLTITDPRMTRFWLSLEQGVRFVIRCIEQMEGGEVFVPKIPSTKITDLARAIAPEAELQTIGIRPGEKLHEVLVNEDEARHTVELDDMFVILPSDEQAWFAQGWKQRGKPLPEGFRYASNTNTEWLTVEQIQALVRPIEEAYAASR